ACTTCGTAACTGCTGAACCAAACAAACATAGTGTTCAAACACGTCGTTAAGCTTAGCTTGCTTCTTCGAAGACAGGCATGATTCAGCATTGGTAATGTCATTGAGCCTAACTCGATGACATAGATAGGGTTGATCATCGTTTACAAAATGAAGGATGAGTTTTTTGTGCAAAGTTTGCATTGGGTCGGGTATGACGGCTTTGTATGGATGACGATGTATCACGTTCTGTTTCCATTTCTCAAGTGAAAGACAACCTAGCAGGTATTGACTGCATCTCTATCTTCAGGATAGGTCGTAATTCTTAAGAAAAGCTTAATATGGCAAAGTTATTTGGATGTAAATTGAGGTGATTTATGCATATTAAAATATTGAATAATAGTGATATTTAGTCGAGTTTTTATACAGTGTTAATTAGTTTGGGGGATGGAATATCACGTTAGGTAAGGGGCTAAGCGAGTGGCCCCTTACTTGTGCATCATACTTTAAGGGAGCGAGTTACAAACTCGGTGAGAAACTCGCGGATGCCCGCTAACCCTTTTTCTAATTTGTCGGGATGGCTGCCGTAGCAGATACGTAAATGCCCTGAACCTGCGCTACCAAAGGCTTCACCTGGCGCTACGCCAACCCGATATTTTTCAATCATTTCTAAGATGGCTGGTTGGCTATTGTCATCTAGGCCTCGCACTTTTAAGAAGGCATAAAAGGTTGCAGGCATGTCGTATAAGGTGACTCCTTCAATATCACCAAGGTATTTTTGTACTAATGAACGGCCCTGACGGAAACGATCGAGCGTGTGGTTAACAAATTCTTCGCCCTGAGTGATTGCCGCTAGTCCACCATGTTGTACAAATGCGGGTGCGCAGGACACGTTAAATTCAATCAATTTGGTAATGGTCGGCGTGTAGTTATCAGGAAGAGTAAGCCAGCCAAGACGCCAACCAGTCATACACCACGCCTTGGAAAAACTGTTACAGATAATCAGCTTATCGTCTGCTTGCATCTCTCGAACAAAAGAGGGCGCAGTTTCATCTTCATAGCAGTGACGACTGTATACTTCATCTGATACAACCCAAACGCCATGTTCACGAGCGAAAGCCATAATCGCATGAATCTCTGCCTGTGAAGCCATCCATCCCGTTGGGTTATTGGGGCTGTTAATAATAATTGCCCGTGCATCTTTCGCCTGTGCAAACAGCGCTTCAAGATTCAGTTCGAAACGGTTCTCTTTTTGTTCTAACGCAAATGGCACGACCTCTGCGCCCAGCAGTTCAGGAATGGCAAACAAGGTTGGAAATACAGGGGTTATCACCACGACTTTATCTCCGTGGGAGATACAGGTTTGGCAGGCAAGCATAAGCGCATCGGTGCCTGACACCGTCACCACAATATTATTGTCGGCAATCGGACGGGCGAATAGGCGAGTTGAGTAGTCGGCTAATGCGGTGCGCAATTGTGGTAAACCGTTATTGGGCGTATAGCGAGTTTCATCTCTGTTTAAGCTCGCAATCGCGGCTTCAGAAATGAATTTGGGCGTTGGAATATCCGATTCGCCAAACCACAGGGGAATGACATCAGGTAAGGTCATACCGTAATTGGCGATCGTGCGGATAGATGACTCAGAAAGTCTTTGAGCAAGAGGGCTGATGTCGAGATGTGCATTCATGAACGGAATACCTCCATGTATTCAAAAAAAGCCAATACCACAGCGCGCGAAGTCCGTGCCGCGTTGCTTATTGTGGAAAAGTGAGAGCCACTACTATCGCACGAACCACAATAAATGCAATGGGATACATAGGGTGGTTTAGGTGTGGGATGGGGTAGGTAGACAAACCTCGAGAAGTTGATTCATGTAAATCTAATATATTTATCATAATCAATAATCTGGCGAATCATAGAACTTTGATATTGTTCTTATGTGTCTAGTGTCTTAATATCGCCTTTGGTCTGTAAAACTTTGTAAGTTTGTGATTTCTTGCGAAAAAAACTAGTTAGTAGCGTTGATTTTATCTCTTGCCATTTAGGGGGATTGTGAAACATCGCCCGACTAAGGCTGTGAAGTTTGCCAGATTTTTAAAACGTCTATTCACCACCCATCTAGTAACGGTTAAATAATGGAAATAAATAAAGATCAGAAAGTTAGTTCAAGGGTATGGCAAGGAATTAAATTTGCTATTAAGTGGATGTGGTTACTGACAATGTTCCTCTTAGGAGTCACGTTGTTTGCGTTATTGCCTTCTGAAATTTTTGAATACAGTGTCAGCCTATCGGAGTTGGATCTAGTTGAAGAGTTTTACCTACTATGGTTACTCATATTCACTTATAAGTATGTGAAGCTGTGTTTAATGGTAAAAGCGCCTTTTATGAGAAAGTTGATCACCCCTTTTGTTTATCAAGCCTATTTTTGCTTATTTGTCGTAGCTTGTTTGATGATCGCGCATTTAGCGTTTGATTTTTCAATAAATAAGATAGACGAGATGCCTTGGCTTAACCTCTCATCATACTTTGGGACAACGCTGGTTACACTCTATAGCTACCAGGTGTTGAAAAATAGCGCGGGTACTAATGTGCCTGATGAACCCAATAGTCTTAATGAAACGGAGTTATCACAATGCTAAGACGGTTAAGTTTTTGTTTCTTCCTATTAGTGACTGCATTTCCGGCGTTATGTCGCGAAGAGCCTATGTCTAAGCCGGGTAGTGCCCGTTTTTTGATTAACGCGTGCCAAGAATATATTGAGTTATACGACAAAAAAAATGAAAAACGTTTCGGGGCATATCTAACAACCTCAGTGGCAGAAAGTTTTAGAGCAGGTTATTGCTTAGGGGCTGTTGAGCATGCAGATATGAAATGTCGATGGGGTGAGCATAGTATGTATAAAACAGCAGAACTGATAGCTAAGTCATCACCTAGAGATTACTACGGTGAAACCATTGTCTTGGAGAAGGCTTTGTGTCGTTAATAAATACTAGTCAAGCGGTTCAAGAACTGTTTGGTATGGATGGCAAATGTTTGAGAACTAAAGCCAATAGCTATGTTCGAAATGGAACCATTCCTTCTTCCTTAATTAAACGGTTTCCTTCTAAAACGGGTACAGAAGGCAAGGAAAGTGTTGCTTTAACATCAGATGGTGTTAGTTGCTTGTTCAATGCTCTCGTATTAGATGCGTTTTACAACGACACCAAGAAGGTAAAGAGCATTTTTGAAAAGTGGAAAGAACGAAGAGCGGCCTATGAGGAGTGTTTAGAAGGCTTGTTGAATGCTCAGCAGGTTAACCAGTTAAATGCATTAGAGGAGAAGAGCCGCGCTTTTTTACAACAACTCAGTGATGAGACATTTGATCTTAGGAATCAGCGCTTAACAAATCCTTTTTCAAAACACTTGCCGCAAATAGCATTGACAAATGGTGGACTACTATATGAATTGCTACGTAATAGTCGGCTTTCTCTTTCCCTTAAAGATGCACTATTACTTGCGTCATTGGAAAATGATTTGGAAAAAGCGAACTGCCTGAGTCTTGAGATTGATGCAAAACTCTTGGCGGATGACCCGATGCTTTCCAGCCTCGTTGACCGAATTCAAAGGGATTATCAAGAGGCGTTATCTTTCCAATCTTTATTAAATTTGCTTCCCGAGTAAAAAAGTCCTTTTTTGTGCACTGCACAAAGTAACACTACTCCTATCGAAACGAAGGAGTAGTGTTATGTCTCATGTAAATCAACTAGTTATCAACTATCACATCACTGAAAAGTGTAATTACGATTGCCATTATTGTTATGCCAAGTGGGCAAAGCCGAATGAGCTACATCGTGATCTTCACCAAATGAAAGCAGTACTCGCCAAATTGGCAGACTATTTTCTTGGATCAAACCCAATTCGAGCTCAATTGAAATATGGGAGCGTGCGACTCAACTTTGCTGGTGGAGAGCCTGTACTGTTGAAAGAGCGCTTTATTGAAGCTTTGGACTATGCGAAAGAGTTGGGATTTGAAACTTCTCTTATCACTAATGGTCATCTCTTAACCGATGATTTTATCTCAAATCATGGCTCCAAATTTCAAATGCTGGGCATTAGCTACGATGCGATAAGTGAAAACGTACAGAAGCAAGTCGGCAGGGTGACGAGAACAGGAGCAATACTCACAGCAGAAAGGTTGCAAAATATCTTTCAACAAATGAGGCAATTTGCACCTAATACCGAATTGAAAATTAATACCGTAGTGAACCAATATAATACAGAGGAAAACCTTACTGCGTTGATGGAAGTACTTTTACCGAATAAGTGGAAGGTACTGCGTGTATTACCGGTATTTAAATCAATAGCTGCCATCACTGATGAACAGTTTTCAGCATTTGTTGAGCGTCATAGATCAGCTAATAGTTTTATGTCGGTTGAAAATAACGACTCAATGACTGGCTCTTATCTGATGATCAGTCCAGATGGTTCATTTTTCCAAAATGGGGATCAATTCGGTGGATATATAAAAAGTAGGTCACTAGTTACAACGCCAATTGGCATTGCTCTAGCTGAAACCGGCTTTGACCCAGTGAAATTTGCAAATCGATACTAAAGGAAATTCCGAGATGAGGGGGTATTATTTTTTAGTATGCGATGATGATTTTATTACAGGAACATTTAAAAAACATAATGATTTTGATGTTATGAATGAAGAGCTGTATGAATGTTCTGTTGATTATAATGTGTGGCTTAATTTATCAAAAACAACGAAAAAGAAAATTCATTCTATTATGAAATTGACCTTCTATGGGGCTCCAATTGATAAGATTGGTGGGAGGGTAATTAAGTGTAACCCTGATCTTATTCGATTTAGAGTAGGGCGAAATTATAGACTGGTAATGTCGAATAAGTCGAATGAGAGAAAGTTTTTCCTATATCCAAGACAAAGTTATGAAAAGAATTTCAAGAACTTAAAATAATATATTTTATCAATTTTAAAAATAATATTTATTCAATCTAAACAGAGGTTATTTATGTTTATTGTAATTGAAGGTCTAGATGGCTGTGGTAAATCAACTGTTTCAACTGCGCTCGCAAAAATGTTGAATGCACAACTTTTAACTTCTCCTGATAAAGAATTAAAGGAAGTGAGAAAAGTGACTGATATGGTTTTTGATAATAATGTTAAAGCTCGCCAGATGTTTTATATGGCTTCGATATTAAAGGCTTCGGAAGATGCTAAAGAGCTTAACTTACAAGGAAAGCCCGTCGTGTTGGACCGATACTGGTTATCAACACAGGTTTATCATGCATGGATGAGTAATGGTAAACAGTTTAAATGTCGTGAAGTTGAATTAGTTCTTCATCAACCAACGTTAACCGTCTATTTGGATGTTCCTGCTGCAGTACGAGCTAATCGTATTAAGGCAAGAAATGTGTGTACTGATGAAGATATGAATACGCTTCAACACAATGCTAATGAAAAGCTTAGATCTTTATATTTTTCTATGAATAAATCATTACCTGTCGGGAATTGGTTATGTGTTGATGCTTGCCAAAGTGTGGACATTATTTTGGAAAAAATTATGACTGAACTTGAAATTTTAATGAGTAATAAAATGTATAATAAGGACGATTTATAATGGCAAAATCAATTAAAATTGCTAATGAACTTTATATTAATCTAGATCAACTTTCCCATTTTTTTGTAAATGATGTCGACATTACTCTTATTACAGGAAGCCAAGAGACGATTCGTGTTAGTTGCAAACAAAGAAATTATTTGTTTGATGGTGAGACCGTATCGATTCAAGAGTTTCACAGAATAAAAAGAGAGCTTTATAAATATATGGAGATAATTGGTGATTAATATCGATTAAATAAAATATTGACACTAAGAGAAAGCCCATGGACTGACAATCAATGGGCTTTCGATTGCCTTTATTGCTTAAGTTTTGAAAGCTTATTTCTGACCCTATTAAGGGAATATTCAATCTTAATGATCCCATTAGTCTGATGGGCTCTAACAAGAACTTCATATGTAAAGCCAATTTCCCCAAAATCCAGCTAGTTTTTTCTTAATCCATTCCATTACCATTCCCTTATTTGCCCGCAAATTGTTCAATTTTTCTGGTATTAACTACCCGATATACTCAAAAAACTACCCGTGGTGAGGGTTGTGTGGGCGTTGGTCAGCCACTGTGTTTCCCAAGCAGCACTCATAATCAAGGTTTGACTACGCTGCTCAAGGGCTGAAATTAACTCCATTACTTGCTGCAGATGCAGTTGAAAGCTTTGACCTGCAGGGTCCCAAATCAATAGCTCGCCGACAGGAACATCGGTGGGATTGGGCAGGGTGCCAAATACCTGCTGGTTGCGCTGCATGGCAAGTTGTTTTAGCAGCGTGGATTTGCCTGTACCCGGCAAGCCGTTGATGATCACCACCGGCGTGTTTAAGGTACTGATACGATGAATCAAAGAGAGTCTCAACATCCAAATTATTTCTATTTTACGTCCATGTGTCCCCACGTTAACACGGATAGATGTCAATTGCGTATTGAATCTGATTCCATATTAACGTGGGGACCATGGCGTTAGTTACCAAATAAAGGTGCTAATGTGAATCAGCTTCGCTGTATTCCTCGAGCAAGCGTTCGCTACCCTTGAATGGTCGTAGTGCTTGGCCAGATTGAGCTAGCCAACCGAGCAAAGTTAAGCTCATTTTTACTGACAGGTGTTTAAGTATGGTCTTGAAATTGTTCATTATCATTCCCTTATTCTCCAGTTGTGACACGGTTACGAGAAAAACGATTTTTTGCAAAGCGAGTGGTTCCGAGGCGGTTTTTATCTAGTCGATTATTCCGCGTAGAGCTATGACTGATGCCTTTGACTAAGTGACTTTGCGTGATTCGGTTGCTAGGTGCGTAGCTTGGATGCCATTTTTCTTCATGTCGTGTTTTAGACTTACCTTCGTATGAACGAGTATTGGATTTGCTATTGATGTAATTCATCACATGCTCTTCCATATTTTCTAGTTGAACCCCTTTGGTTTCTGGTAGAAAACGGTAAATAAAGAGGGTCGCTAACACCATTACGCCAGCGAATATCCACATTGGAAATGCGCCGTGAAAATGGGCAGTTAGCCAAGCATTTTCATTTAAGATCGGGAATACTAACCCAATGATAAAGTTACTAATCCACATCATAGAAATGGCAAATGCCATACCAACTGAGCGCATACGGTTTGGGAATATTTCCGAGATCACAATCCATGCTCCCAGTCCCCATGAAAGAGAGAAAAAGAGCATGAATACCAACATCCCCATCAGCGTGTAATAGCCAGTAGTAATCGCAGCATCACCGCTCAGCCCATGGCTGTAATACATAAAATAGGAGGTCAGTAATAAGCCAAACACTGTCCCGACAGACCCTAGTTTGAGCAGTGGTAAACGTCCTATTTTATCCATTAACATTGAGCCAATAACGGTTCCTATGAGTTGGAATACGCCAATCCAAATTGTTAAGAACATCGCGACATCAGTATTACCTGTGACATTTTCAAGAACCACTGGTGCAAAATACATCATCACATTGACACCACTGGCTTGCTGTATACAGGCGACTGTACAGCCAAGGAAAGCGAATAACCAAAATCGACGTTGATGCAGTAAATCTTTGGTTTCTGATTTCTTTTGTTTGGTTTGATTGTCTTCGACTAGAGAATCTTCAATGTTCGCGAGGGTTTGCTGCGCGTAGTGCGTGCCACCAATTTTTTCTAAAATCGTAAAGGCTTCTTGCTGGCGATTTACCGCCACTAACCAACGTGGTGATTCAGGAATGAACAGAACAAATAGACAAAAGGCGATGCACGGGATCACTTCAGAACCAATCATGACACGCCAGCCCATCGAAGATAGCCATTGTTGTGATGCGCCTTGCGCGATTAAAAAGTTGACAACAAAGATCACCACTTGTCCACCAACAATGGCGAAATTTTGCATACTTAATGCGCGGCCACGAATCTCTTTAGGAGAAACCTCACTCATATACATAGGGGAGATTGCAGAAGCAAGACCAACGGCTAATCCGCCCAGCATGCGATAGGCGATAAACCATGCAAAGGAATCGACTAAGGCTGCACCTAATGCAGAAATGGTAAAGAGGAGGGCGGCGATGACGAGCGCCTTTTTACGCCCCATTTTATGGGCTAATGAGCCTGAGGCAAATGCTCCGATGATACAGCCGATGGCGACGTTGGATACTGCCCAACCGACACCAACGGAATCGAGATGAAAGTAGTGTTTGATAGGATTGATTGCGCCGGAAATGACAGCCGTGTCATAACCAAACAGTAATCCACCCAGTGCGGCAACGCCGCAGATCATCGATATATACTTTAAATTATAATGTTGACTAACAGACATAACTGACTCCTTATCTTGCTAGAGTTTTGGAGTAGATATGATCGGATTGTATTAAGAGAATTGAATGACTGAAATCGTTATCCGAATATCTACTTTTGAAACCAACACCATCAATAAGGCGCTAGTAAAATTGGATAATCAGAAATAAAAGTCAAGGGTGTAAATAGGTATAGACGAAGCGGGAGATTGATCGGTGTATTTTAAAAATTGAAGGGATATTTTCTTTATATAACGTATGCGTTCGATAACTCAAAACAACACTCCTTTATTGACTTGATACAATTACACTACCACTAAATAATAGGCTAGACAAATTACATATGGATTCTTTTTTTATTTTTTCAAGCTATATTGTTTTAACTAATTGTTTTTAATGGTTAAAGTTAAGCTATAATGATGTGTGGGTTTTGTGTTCCTTACTTTTGTGAAGAGTGTGATTTTTGTTATGTTGAATGGTTAATTAAAATAAAAACTTCGTGTTTTGTTATCTTATTTACGGTTTAAATATAGGGATTGATACTGTTATTAATTCTTATGCGAAATTATTAAAATTAATTATGAATATCATCCCTAGATTTTAACAAAGCGTTGATTTGGTTTTTAACGCTTGTTTATAGCTTTGATATAGGTGTAGTGCTCAATTTCTGGATTAAATATGTTGTTATGGGTGCTAACACGCTGATAGCCGTTATTTTCATAATATTGATAACTGCACCGGGTATCTGTGTGCAGGGAATAACCGTTGGCATTCAGTTTTGTAAGGTGATACTCAAAGGAGCGAATCAACTTCGAGCCTATGTTGTTGCGTCGATAGTGTTTATCGACAAAAAAGAACAGGAGTTCGCTATCTGCATCACTATCTCTAGTATGATCAAACGATGTTTTAAAAGTGTTTAAATCACGAAGCACTTGCTGGCCATTTTTTGTTTGTTGGAGCGCTGCCTTGGCCTGTGTGCTTAAGGCTTTGTGGTCAAATACAACGGCTTTATCATGAGTCATCGTCGTTGAGCCCATGACAACACCGCAAAGTTTACCATCGTGTTCGGCGACCTCTACAAAGCTACTACGCATAAAATCATTCGCGATAAATAAACATGCAAAATGATAAAGTGCCTCAGTATCTTTGACTGTGGTAAAGACGCTAAGGTCCATGTTAGTGGCAAAAATGCCAGCGATAATTGCAAAGTCTTGTTGAGTTGCCTTGCGGTAAATGATGTCACTCATGAAATAATATGCCTTTGTAACGGGGTGATTGTTGTGCTTATCGAGTCAACTAACAGAGATTGGTTCCGTGCTTTGAGTTTAATGTTGTTTTACCACGCCATTTCGCCTGTGTTGACCTTGCTGCTCAGTTCCAAATCACTCTCTCCGGGCAGAGATGGATAAGCCTCTTTCATGATTGAAATGACGTGTTCCGATTTGTTGGTTTTTTGTTTATTAGCCTGACTCAGTGCCGCTTCGAATTGCTTTAAGTATCCAATTGTAAAATCGATCGCTTCCGCTTTTTGAGGAATATCTCCTTGATAGTGGCCAGGAATGACGGTTGTTGGTTTCAGTGATTTCATTTTTTCTAATGACTCAATCCAAGCACTACGAGCTTGTTGAGTTTGCGTATCGGCTGTCCAGACATGCATACCGGATGTTAACGAAACGCCGCCAAACACTGTTTTCAGCTCAGGAATCCAGATGAAAGATTGATAAGTGTTTATGTCTTTTACCTCAATCTGATGCCCCTCGAGTGAGATTGTGGTTTGGGCAGAAGGTTGGGGCACATAGAGTTCGGTTGGTGCATTATCCGCCAAAATTGGTCCCCAATAGGCAAGTTTTGACTCTTTGGTTTTCTGAATATGTTCAACGATGGAAGGACTAGAAACGATTTTAACCGTAGGAAACGCGGCAACTAATGGTTGCAGGCCAAAATAGTAATCAGGATCCCCAGCAGTAATGTAAATCATAGTGAGCGTTTTATGGTTTTTCTTGATCATGTCCACTAGTGATTGACCATCTTTGCTACTGAACTGTGCGTCAAACAAGATCGCCTCTTTTTGTCCGGTAACAAGCGTGGAGGTGACTGGGAAAATGGCATCAGAACTTGGTTTATATTGTTGTAATGTCAAATTCGTAGCCAACGTTTGAGTTGAAAAAACTAGGGCGCTGGCGACCAATGTCGAGGTGATTACTTTTTTCATAGAAGACCTTTATTGATTTTGATTAGATTGAGCATTTGATGTTCTAACTCAACGATTCAAGGCCATTGTATTGGATTAAAATTCGGTTAAATACGCTATAATTCGGCGAATACTATCTCAATAATCGAACAAATAGGATTGATGATGGACAGACTGATGGCGTTGCAGGTGTTTTCTGAAATTGTTGAACAAGGGAGTCTAAGTGGCGCTGCTGACAAACTGGATATGTCACGTGCCAAAGTTTCACGCTATTTAGCTGAGCTGGAATCATGGATGGATGCTCGCTTATTGCATCGAACCACCCGACGCCTTAGTTTAACGACTATTGGGGAAAATACGTTGGAGATAGCGCATCAACTTTTAGGTTCAGTTAACTTACTAAACGAGATAAGAAACCAGAACGTTGAAGAGTTGAAAGGTCAACTCAGGCTGACCACCAGTTTGTCTCTGGTTGATAGTTTTCTTGTTGATGCGGTAGGTAAGTTTGTTGAACAATGGCCACAAACATCCATTGATATTCTGACCACGGACGATGCGGTCAACCTGGTCGAGTCACGTATTGATCTGGCGATTCGAATCACTAATGATCACGAACCGAATGTCATTGCAAAACGAATTGGTGAATGTCGTTCCGTGGTGTGTGCATCTCCTGATTATATCGCTAAAAAAGGCAAGCCTATGGATGTGCAATCACTGGCGAATTTTAACTGTTTAACCTTTGCTTACTATGGGCGTAGTGCCTGGGTTTTTGATGGCCCAAACGGACCTGAATCCGTCACAATATCAGGTTCTGTGAGCTCCAATTTATCTGAGGTGTTGTTGGCTGCGACGTTAAAAGGACAAGGAGTGAGTCTTCAGCCCTTAGCTGTCGTTAAGCCTTTGATTGAGTCGGGCCAATTAGTCACGTTGGTGCCAGAGTGGGACCCCAAAAAGTTAGGGGTGTATATCGTGTATGCGAATCGCAAACAAATTACCCCTCTTCAACGTGGATTTATTGATTTTCTTGCTCAAGAAATGTCCTCTTCAGAGGATTGGTAGCTCCTAATACTCGAAAAGTGATCGGCGTGATTGGAATACTATTCTTATTCAGCGTGATCATGTCTACCGAAGTCGCTTTTTAAAGTTAACAGGGGCTAATTTAATCGTAAAGTTACGAAATGTCTCTATCATTTATCAGGAAGATAAAAATGGAAATCACGAGAAGCAAAAAGTTCACCGCTGATAAAGCATGGGGTGCAAAACTTATCGCCAATATGGATGGGATTACCACACGTCTGCATTGGACCAATGAACCGTATATCTGGCACATCAACGATGGCCAAGAGGTGTTTGTGGTGCTCGATGGTGTGGTGGAAATGTGGTTTAAGGTCGATGGCTTGCCGCAATCAACGCTGCTCGAAGTGGGGGATATCTTTTATGCCAGTGTCGGAACTGAACATGTTGCTCATCCGCAGGGAGAGGTGAGAATTCTGGTGATAGAAAAAGAGGGCAGTGTTTAGCTTACCCTCGATGTTCGTTCGGTACTTTGGTTGACTAAAGGCGTCTTTTTGACCGTTTGTCGAAAAATTCTTCGAATGATTTCATTGAGTTAGCACAAAAATTTTTTGCTTTTAATTAAATTGTTTGATTGCTATGTGGTTTCGCTAGATATAAAATCAGTTTCGTAATCTGAAGCGAGATGCCGACTTAGCTCAGTAGGTAGAGCAACGCATTCGTAATGCGTAGGTCATCAGTTCGACTCTGATAGTCGGCACCATGTTATCTTCTCTTTATGGCTATCCTTTCCAAGTTTGTATCAGTCTCAGTTAAACAATCTCTCACTTTCAATCGGTCGTAGCATCATCTTTTGATGTGAATTCTTAGCAGATGCGCTGTATTACAGAGCTTTTCGCTTAATCAACACAAAATGCTTTTTACCACGTTGCACTAACCAGTAGCGGTCAAATAGGGCAAAACAGGGCAGCACTTCATTTTCGGCTTTAACGCCGTTGACGGCGATGGCATGTTGAGCGATCAACTCGCGAGCGATGCGTTTTGATTGAGCAAGACCACTTTCAATCAGCAGTTCTGGCAAGGGTTGCTCTGCACTTTCAATGCAAGGTAAACCGTCTAGTTCTAATTGCTCCAGTTCCGCTAACGTAAGTTGCTCAACCTGTCCGTCAAAAAGCGCTTGCGTAATGCGCTGCGCGCTTTCTAATCCTTGAGCGCCATGCACAAAACGAGTGACATGCTCTGCCAATATTTGTTGGGCGAGGGGCTTACCACGGTTACTTTTGTCATTTGCTTCAATCTCGGCAATGTCTTCGCAACTTAAGAAGGTGTAGTAGCGCAAGAAGTTGTACACATCGCGATCGTCAGCAGATAACCAGAATTGGTAAAATGCGTAGGGCGACGTTTTGCTTGGATTAAGCCAAACCGCCCCGCTTTCTGTTTTGCCAAATTTTGTGCCGTCGGATTTGGTGATGAGGGGTAAGGTGATACCAAATACTTGCTCGCCACTTTGACGCCTTGTTAAATCAATACCACTTACGATGTTGCCCCATTGGTCATTACCGCCAATTTGAATGCGGCAGCCATAACGTTGATTGAGCTGAGCAAAATCAAACGATTGCAGTAGCGGATAGCTAAATTCGGTAAAGGAGATGCCTTGGTCTGGTCGCTGTAAGCGCTGTTTTACCGATTCGCGATTCATCATGGTATTGACGGAAAAATGTTTGCCTACATGACGAAAAAACGTAATGACATCCATCTCTTGCAGCCATTCGGCATTATTGGCGACAGTGATGGGGCGCTGCCTCTTATCATCCATCAAGTGCTTAATTTGGTTGGTTAAATCCAACGCCCATTGTGCGACAGTGTGTTCGCTATTGAGTTGTCGTTCGACGGCTTTAAAGCTGGGATCGCCAATCATTCCTGTTGCACCGCCGATTAGGGCGATGGCGTGATGCCCAGCGTTTTGAAAGCGTTTTAACATCAGTAAAGGCACTAAATGGCCTATGTGTAAACTGTCGGCTGTGGGATCAAATCCGCAGTAAAGGGTTTGT
This genomic window from Vibrio tritonius contains:
- a CDS encoding pyridoxal phosphate-dependent aminotransferase; this encodes MNAHLDISPLAQRLSESSIRTIANYGMTLPDVIPLWFGESDIPTPKFISEAAIASLNRDETRYTPNNGLPQLRTALADYSTRLFARPIADNNIVVTVSGTDALMLACQTCISHGDKVVVITPVFPTLFAIPELLGAEVVPFALEQKENRFELNLEALFAQAKDARAIIINSPNNPTGWMASQAEIHAIMAFAREHGVWVVSDEVYSRHCYEDETAPSFVREMQADDKLIICNSFSKAWCMTGWRLGWLTLPDNYTPTITKLIEFNVSCAPAFVQHGGLAAITQGEEFVNHTLDRFRQGRSLVQKYLGDIEGVTLYDMPATFYAFLKVRGLDDNSQPAILEMIEKYRVGVAPGEAFGSAGSGHLRICYGSHPDKLEKGLAGIREFLTEFVTRSLKV
- a CDS encoding GNAT family N-acetyltransferase, translating into MSDIIYRKATQQDFAIIAGIFATNMDLSVFTTVKDTEALYHFACLFIANDFMRSSFVEVAEHDGKLCGVVMGSTTMTHDKAVVFDHKALSTQAKAALQQTKNGQQVLRDLNTFKTSFDHTRDSDADSELLFFFVDKHYRRNNIGSKLIRSFEYHLTKLNANGYSLHTDTRCSYQYYENNGYQRVSTHNNIFNPEIEHYTYIKAINKR
- a CDS encoding MBL fold metallo-hydrolase, with protein sequence MKKVITSTLVASALVFSTQTLATNLTLQQYKPSSDAIFPVTSTLVTGQKEAILFDAQFSSKDGQSLVDMIKKNHKTLTMIYITAGDPDYYFGLQPLVAAFPTVKIVSSPSIVEHIQKTKESKLAYWGPILADNAPTELYVPQPSAQTTISLEGHQIEVKDINTYQSFIWIPELKTVFGGVSLTSGMHVWTADTQTQQARSAWIESLEKMKSLKPTTVIPGHYQGDIPQKAEAIDFTIGYLKQFEAALSQANKQKTNKSEHVISIMKEAYPSLPGESDLELSSKVNTGEMAW
- a CDS encoding viperin family antiviral radical SAM protein → MSHVNQLVINYHITEKCNYDCHYCYAKWAKPNELHRDLHQMKAVLAKLADYFLGSNPIRAQLKYGSVRLNFAGGEPVLLKERFIEALDYAKELGFETSLITNGHLLTDDFISNHGSKFQMLGISYDAISENVQKQVGRVTRTGAILTAERLQNIFQQMRQFAPNTELKINTVVNQYNTEENLTALMEVLLPNKWKVLRVLPVFKSIAAITDEQFSAFVERHRSANSFMSVENNDSMTGSYLMISPDGSFFQNGDQFGGYIKSRSLVTTPIGIALAETGFDPVKFANRY
- a CDS encoding sugar porter family MFS transporter, whose protein sequence is MSVSQHYNLKYISMICGVAALGGLLFGYDTAVISGAINPIKHYFHLDSVGVGWAVSNVAIGCIIGAFASGSLAHKMGRKKALVIAALLFTISALGAALVDSFAWFIAYRMLGGLAVGLASAISPMYMSEVSPKEIRGRALSMQNFAIVGGQVVIFVVNFLIAQGASQQWLSSMGWRVMIGSEVIPCIAFCLFVLFIPESPRWLVAVNRQQEAFTILEKIGGTHYAQQTLANIEDSLVEDNQTKQKKSETKDLLHQRRFWLFAFLGCTVACIQQASGVNVMMYFAPVVLENVTGNTDVAMFLTIWIGVFQLIGTVIGSMLMDKIGRLPLLKLGSVGTVFGLLLTSYFMYYSHGLSGDAAITTGYYTLMGMLVFMLFFSLSWGLGAWIVISEIFPNRMRSVGMAFAISMMWISNFIIGLVFPILNENAWLTAHFHGAFPMWIFAGVMVLATLFIYRFLPETKGVQLENMEEHVMNYINSKSNTRSYEGKSKTRHEEKWHPSYAPSNRITQSHLVKGISHSSTRNNRLDKNRLGTTRFAKNRFSRNRVTTGE
- a CDS encoding dTMP kinase; translated protein: MFIVIEGLDGCGKSTVSTALAKMLNAQLLTSPDKELKEVRKVTDMVFDNNVKARQMFYMASILKASEDAKELNLQGKPVVLDRYWLSTQVYHAWMSNGKQFKCREVELVLHQPTLTVYLDVPAAVRANRIKARNVCTDEDMNTLQHNANEKLRSLYFSMNKSLPVGNWLCVDACQSVDIILEKIMTELEILMSNKMYNKDDL